Proteins encoded in a region of the Fibrobacter sp. UWB15 genome:
- a CDS encoding FISUMP domain-containing protein has translation MRVFLKAFLLFAVCAFLVTACGSGSGSDSVTPSDVSSDDASEKGSKDNGDSKDNGGSGSSNSGTSTRNAEVDSKATDEPVIKGSVRDSYSGDSIQTVQIGRYIWMAQNVSNVGRSTTSVCYDSDESNCEKYGALIDTASAVFACPSGFFVPSMNDWRWLSNYSSKYPEVVSALQMKYGGYCTRVKDSLVCKGLDDYGKYMAQDGIATLYPMNMKPTSETADFHDFYLLRCVNYTYIVESVKDLPTCDSVSKETLKPFYVVNEKSNYKCLGNRWEDDFSDDCSHVINWTAATFNDTMYICKYKEWQVADVSDAREECTSENDSTTLLFNGARYACENGSWRAFTELEEKLGYCRGRLIGSFETLKSREDTVVKTKEYICDTNGWRLSVMTDHVGFCDSLRTFETVKYTGLSFVCRDSSWQKFSSLETEIGVCSPKKKQVIDSTETGSTYICDSTSWKWRTTRLEDFIGECDSSKVGTVKKHADNGYLCKNSRWNQLSDLENEIGVCYENVVGILAKTKTGVDYVCASSGWSKAVAADLGGVCDSTKQYKTVNVSGLGYYCTGSSWSRISTLDSTLGFCTGAIVGKIDSVEKVHYYCGATGWKRMSDLEFRFGFCDAANDSAKKVAHDSVYVCSKSSWKLGSITDMYGVCDSLAAGKTGSFMGTMYGCCKKSWLKMSDFEIANGFCSEKNVGENIKVGSEYYECTLTSTTAYWKKTNEFKYVMGECPYTDTLFYKEYKDTLYECHYGKWYTVPISQIYGNCEPGMPKGPVIFNKQEYICDYNNIEPGWHLMTSMDSLGGVCSRATVDDTVSYRGDRFICGIWGDGFAWKYASYKQYMGTCTSAREGHEMFNGLNTSKCTSGKWVAIVNDYMTDSRDGTKYKVVTFEGLTWMAQDLNYVPSSSDTSWAMNSRSDARLYSLTAAKKVCPSGWRLPTQTEWNEFIGALSMYYDYSPSGMFAGNWTDLNGYSVDDFFGVGIYPTGYVESYMSGGKKTVSQFNTSNAASFWNSDGSHTYITMLAGYPKMGGDLVGAAVRCVKK, from the coding sequence ATGAGAGTCTTTTTGAAGGCATTTCTCCTTTTTGCTGTGTGCGCGTTTCTTGTGACCGCATGCGGTTCAGGTTCTGGATCTGATTCTGTTACGCCTTCTGATGTTTCCTCCGATGACGCTTCCGAAAAAGGTTCCAAGGACAATGGCGACTCCAAGGATAATGGCGGTTCCGGTTCTTCGAATTCCGGGACGTCGACGAGGAACGCCGAAGTCGACAGCAAGGCGACCGACGAACCGGTTATAAAGGGTAGCGTCAGGGATTCCTACTCCGGAGATTCGATCCAGACGGTGCAAATCGGCAGGTATATCTGGATGGCCCAGAACGTGTCGAATGTCGGAAGAAGTACCACGAGTGTCTGCTACGACAGTGATGAATCTAATTGCGAAAAATACGGCGCGCTTATCGATACTGCTTCGGCTGTTTTTGCATGCCCGAGCGGATTCTTTGTTCCGTCGATGAATGACTGGCGCTGGCTTAGCAATTATAGCAGCAAGTACCCGGAGGTCGTGAGCGCCTTGCAAATGAAGTATGGCGGCTATTGCACCCGAGTCAAAGATTCGCTGGTTTGTAAGGGGCTGGACGATTACGGCAAGTACATGGCTCAAGACGGCATTGCGACACTTTATCCGATGAACATGAAGCCGACTTCCGAGACTGCGGATTTCCATGATTTTTACCTGTTGCGCTGTGTGAACTACACCTACATTGTCGAAAGTGTCAAGGATTTGCCCACTTGCGATAGTGTGAGTAAGGAAACTTTAAAGCCGTTTTACGTGGTGAACGAAAAATCCAACTACAAGTGCCTTGGAAACCGTTGGGAAGACGACTTTTCCGATGACTGCAGCCACGTGATCAACTGGACGGCGGCGACATTCAATGATACGATGTATATCTGCAAATATAAGGAATGGCAGGTAGCCGATGTATCGGATGCCCGCGAAGAATGTACGTCGGAAAATGATTCTACGACGCTGTTGTTTAACGGGGCTCGCTACGCTTGCGAAAACGGCTCCTGGAGAGCGTTCACGGAGCTTGAAGAAAAATTGGGGTACTGCCGCGGCAGATTGATAGGGTCCTTTGAAACCTTGAAGTCTCGCGAAGATACGGTTGTGAAAACAAAGGAGTATATTTGTGACACGAACGGCTGGCGTCTTTCCGTGATGACGGACCACGTGGGCTTTTGCGACAGCTTGAGAACTTTTGAAACGGTAAAGTATACGGGGTTATCTTTTGTGTGCCGCGATTCTTCGTGGCAAAAGTTCAGTTCGCTGGAAACAGAAATCGGCGTATGTTCTCCGAAAAAGAAACAGGTGATTGATTCGACCGAAACGGGGTCGACTTATATCTGCGATAGTACCTCATGGAAATGGCGAACGACAAGGCTGGAAGACTTTATTGGGGAATGCGACTCTTCTAAAGTCGGAACGGTCAAGAAGCATGCCGATAATGGATACCTGTGTAAAAACAGCAGGTGGAACCAATTGAGTGACTTGGAAAATGAAATCGGTGTATGTTACGAGAACGTTGTGGGTATCCTTGCCAAAACGAAAACAGGCGTAGATTATGTGTGCGCTTCTTCGGGTTGGAGCAAGGCCGTTGCCGCCGATTTGGGTGGTGTCTGTGACAGCACGAAACAGTACAAGACGGTAAATGTCAGCGGGTTGGGCTATTACTGCACCGGTTCTAGCTGGAGTAGAATAAGTACTCTGGACAGTACGCTCGGTTTCTGTACGGGAGCGATTGTCGGCAAGATTGATTCTGTAGAAAAGGTCCATTATTACTGTGGGGCGACCGGGTGGAAGAGAATGAGCGATTTGGAATTCCGCTTCGGTTTTTGCGATGCTGCAAATGACAGTGCAAAAAAGGTGGCTCATGATTCCGTTTACGTATGCAGCAAGAGCTCATGGAAGCTGGGGTCGATTACGGATATGTACGGCGTCTGTGATTCTCTTGCTGCAGGGAAGACAGGCTCGTTCATGGGGACGATGTATGGTTGCTGCAAAAAATCCTGGCTGAAGATGAGCGACTTCGAAATTGCTAATGGATTCTGCAGCGAAAAGAATGTGGGCGAGAACATTAAGGTGGGCTCCGAATATTATGAATGCACCCTCACTTCTACGACTGCATATTGGAAGAAAACGAATGAGTTCAAGTATGTAATGGGAGAATGCCCCTACACGGATACGCTTTTCTACAAGGAATATAAGGATACTCTGTATGAATGTCACTATGGCAAGTGGTATACGGTTCCTATTTCTCAAATATATGGCAACTGTGAACCCGGTATGCCGAAAGGACCGGTCATATTTAACAAACAAGAGTATATATGCGATTATAACAACATAGAACCAGGTTGGCACCTTATGACGAGCATGGATTCTCTGGGGGGTGTCTGCAGCAGGGCTACGGTCGACGATACGGTAAGCTATAGAGGTGACCGTTTCATTTGCGGTATATGGGGCGATGGCTTTGCCTGGAAATATGCCAGTTACAAGCAGTATATGGGAACGTGTACATCTGCTAGAGAAGGGCATGAAATGTTTAACGGGCTCAACACTAGCAAGTGTACTTCTGGCAAGTGGGTTGCCATTGTCAATGACTATATGACCGATAGCCGTGATGGTACAAAATACAAGGTGGTTACGTTCGAGGGACTGACTTGGATGGCCCAAGATTTGAACTATGTGCCATCATCTAGCGATACCAGCTGGGCGATGAATTCTAGAAGTGATGCGCGTCTGTATTCCTTGACTGCGGCAAAGAAGGTGTGCCCGTCAGGGTGGCGCTTGCCGACTCAAACAGAATGGAATGAGTTCATTGGGGCCTTGTCAATGTATTATGATTATAGTCCATCTGGCATGTTTGCGGGCAATTGGACCGACCTTAATGGATACTCTGTTGATGACTTCTTTGGTGTAGGAATTTATCCGACAGGGTATGTAGAATCCTATATGTCGGGAGGTAAGAAAACTGTTTCGCAGTTCAATACGAGTAACGCGGCCTCTTTCTGGAATTCCGATGGTTCTCATACTTATATAACCATGTTAGCGGGTTATCCGAAAATGGGTGGCGATCTTGTGGGCGCTGCCGTAAGGTGCGTTAAGAAATAA
- the tsf gene encoding translation elongation factor Ts, with translation MQITASLVNELRQKTGVGMMQCKKALTETDGDMDKAVELLRKQGAAVAAKRADKAAKEGRIYLIETADKAAAFELSCETEPVSNNDDFVALANMAVKAVETQAIASVEDLKNAVVDGKKINDVLQDVLVKIQENIDFRKFAEIKKVANSVFGVYSHMKGKIGVITELAFEGTASDEAALKQAAKDIAMQAAAFAPVALNDAAVPAETIEKEKEIAKAQIEASGKAPKPEFLQRQIDGRVAKVLKEIVLEDQEFFMSEKNPKKLSVKDYLQEVVAKALGLSSLKVVNFIRFERGN, from the coding sequence ATGCAGATTACCGCTTCCCTCGTTAACGAACTCCGTCAGAAGACTGGCGTGGGCATGATGCAGTGCAAGAAGGCCCTCACCGAAACTGACGGCGACATGGACAAGGCCGTTGAACTCCTCCGCAAGCAGGGTGCTGCCGTTGCCGCCAAGCGCGCCGACAAGGCCGCCAAGGAAGGCCGCATCTACTTGATCGAAACCGCCGACAAGGCTGCCGCTTTCGAACTCTCTTGCGAAACGGAACCGGTTTCCAACAACGACGACTTCGTCGCTCTCGCCAACATGGCTGTGAAGGCTGTCGAAACTCAGGCTATCGCCTCTGTCGAAGACCTCAAGAACGCCGTTGTCGATGGCAAGAAGATCAACGATGTGCTCCAGGATGTGCTCGTCAAGATCCAGGAAAACATCGACTTCCGCAAGTTCGCCGAAATCAAGAAGGTCGCTAACTCCGTGTTTGGCGTTTACAGCCACATGAAGGGCAAGATCGGCGTGATTACCGAACTCGCTTTCGAAGGTACCGCTTCTGACGAAGCTGCTCTCAAGCAGGCTGCTAAGGACATCGCTATGCAGGCCGCTGCATTTGCTCCGGTCGCCCTGAACGATGCTGCCGTCCCGGCCGAAACCATCGAAAAGGAAAAGGAAATCGCCAAGGCCCAGATCGAAGCTTCCGGCAAGGCTCCGAAGCCCGAATTCTTGCAGCGCCAGATTGACGGTCGCGTCGCCAAGGTGCTCAAGGAAATCGTTCTCGAAGACCAGGAATTCTTCATGTCCGAAAAGAACCCGAAGAAGCTCAGCGTCAAGGACTACCTCCAGGAAGTCGTTGCTAAGGCTCTCGGTCTTTCCAGCTTGAAGGTCGTGAACTTCATCCGCTTCGAACGCGGTAACTAA
- the rpsB gene encoding 30S ribosomal protein S2 — MANLPSVEDLLAAGSHFGHQTQRWNPKMKPYILAEKNGIYVLNLSKTRELLEEAAKAAAKISESGKTVLFVGTKPTARQCVLDAAASCNQFSVTNRWLGGMLTNFQTVRKSIKKIDKIDAMEADGTFQALSKKEVLDKNREREKLLSVFGGIREMVNLPGLLVVTDLAHEKIAVAEARRLHIPIIGICDTNVDPTLVDYPIPANDDAVKSLTLIIDYIAANVAKRSADKKADKEEVKKFDNGEEEK, encoded by the coding sequence ATGGCAAATCTGCCTTCTGTCGAAGATCTGCTTGCTGCAGGCTCCCACTTTGGTCACCAGACTCAGCGCTGGAACCCGAAAATGAAACCCTACATCTTGGCTGAAAAGAACGGCATCTACGTTCTCAACCTCTCCAAGACTCGCGAACTCCTTGAAGAAGCCGCTAAGGCCGCTGCCAAGATTTCTGAATCTGGCAAGACCGTGCTCTTCGTTGGCACCAAGCCGACCGCTCGTCAGTGCGTGCTCGACGCTGCTGCTTCTTGCAACCAGTTCTCCGTGACCAACCGCTGGCTCGGTGGTATGCTCACGAACTTCCAGACCGTTCGTAAGTCCATCAAGAAGATTGACAAGATCGACGCCATGGAAGCCGATGGCACTTTCCAGGCCCTCTCCAAGAAGGAAGTCCTCGACAAGAACCGCGAACGCGAAAAGCTCCTTTCCGTGTTCGGTGGCATCCGTGAAATGGTGAACCTCCCGGGCCTCCTCGTCGTGACCGACCTCGCTCACGAAAAGATCGCCGTGGCTGAAGCTCGCCGCCTCCACATTCCTATCATCGGCATTTGCGACACGAACGTCGACCCGACTCTCGTGGACTATCCGATTCCGGCCAACGATGACGCCGTGAAGTCCCTCACGCTCATCATCGACTACATCGCTGCTAACGTTGCAAAGCGTTCCGCCGACAAGAAGGCCGATAAGGAAGAAGTGAAGAAGTTCGACAACGGCGAGGAAGAAAAGTAA
- the rpsI gene encoding 30S ribosomal protein S9 has product MATAKTKKIYRGTGRRKNAIAAVILKPGSGKRTINGRDFKDYFHSEVQNMIANLPFAILGNAEEWDVEVTARGGGIAGQMGAVRLGIARALVANDAEVKPALKKEGLMTRDSRAVERKKFGRKKARKHFQFSKR; this is encoded by the coding sequence ATCGCTACCGCAAAAACTAAGAAGATCTACCGCGGCACTGGCCGTCGCAAGAACGCCATCGCCGCTGTGATCCTGAAGCCGGGTTCCGGCAAGCGCACTATCAATGGTCGTGATTTCAAGGATTACTTCCATTCTGAAGTGCAGAACATGATCGCTAACCTTCCGTTCGCCATCCTCGGCAACGCGGAAGAATGGGACGTCGAAGTTACCGCTCGTGGCGGTGGCATCGCTGGCCAGATGGGCGCTGTCCGTCTCGGCATTGCCCGTGCCCTGGTTGCTAACGACGCCGAAGTGAAGCCTGCCCTCAAGAAGGAAGGCCTCATGACTCGCGACTCTCGTGCCGTTGAACGTAAGAAGTTCGGCCGCAAGAAGGCTCGTAAGCACTTCCAGTTCAGCAAGCGCTAA
- the rplM gene encoding 50S ribosomal protein L13: MKTITVNPKNVERKWKLVDAADKPMGRVASEVAKLLMGKHKAIFSPNVDTGDFVVVINAEKVAVTGNKALQKQYFHHTGHIAGERWINFADLLAKHPTAPLEAAIWGMLPHSALGHKMIKKLKIYAGAEHPHAAQKPEVVEL; encoded by the coding sequence ATGAAGACCATTACGGTAAACCCGAAGAACGTCGAACGCAAGTGGAAGCTTGTGGACGCCGCCGATAAGCCTATGGGTCGCGTTGCCTCTGAAGTTGCAAAACTCCTGATGGGCAAGCACAAGGCCATCTTCTCCCCGAACGTCGACACTGGCGACTTCGTGGTTGTGATCAACGCTGAAAAAGTTGCTGTTACCGGCAACAAGGCTTTGCAGAAGCAGTACTTCCACCACACCGGTCACATTGCCGGTGAACGCTGGATCAACTTTGCCGACCTCTTGGCAAAGCACCCGACTGCACCGCTCGAAGCTGCCATTTGGGGCATGCTCCCGCACAGCGCTCTCGGTCACAAGATGATCAAGAAGCTCAAAATCTATGCCGGTGCCGAACATCCGCACGCCGCGCAGAAACCTGAAGTTGTAGAACTTTAA